The window TTATCGATTTACATTACATCAACTACCCCGATAGTAATGGAGTGGCCTGTGATGTACAACAACATGCTGTTCATTTACCTTGCTATTCTGCCAGAGGCAACGTTTACCACCCTAACTACTATCTCGGTTGCGATACTACCTTGGGTTGCCCCTGTTTAATTACAACAGTATTGAATGAATTTAACAGACATGATTATAAAGTAAAGTTATCGCCTAACCCCGGTAAATATGGATTTGAAATTTTGTATTTGCTCCCTCAAAATAAAAACGGAATGCTTAGTATCTTTGACATGCAGGGGCGGTTAATACATCAGCAAATATTACCACCCTGGTCCACCATGCAGAGTATTCCGGCTTCTTCGTGGGCTTCGGGTATTTATCAGGTAAAAATTGAAAGCGAAGGAGAAAGTGGCATGTGGAAGTGGGTGAAGTATTGAGGGGTGATATTTATAATGGTCAATATTAGATTAAAAACAGAATGTATTTAAAGACTAACTGAAAAAGTAAAGTATAATGAAAATTTTACGCGAGAGGAAATGAGAAAGTTAAAAATAGGTAGTATTTCATTGTTATTTCTACTGACCTCTTTATCTCAATACAGCTTTTCGCAAGGGATGAACGCTCATTGGCTATTGGGGTATGATAGCGCTTTGTTTGATACCAATGTAGTCTCAACAAAAGCTAACATTCGCTTTGATTCCACAAGCTATTTGTTAACCCCTGCAAATTTCAAAATGCCCTTCCTGTCAGCACAAAGTACATTTTCAGATGAATATGGAAATTTGAAAATGTCTACTAATGGTTGTTGGATTGCTGATGCCACCGGTGATACTATGTTCAATGGGGGTGGATTACTTCAAAATAGTTTCTCTATTAATTGGTGTGATGCAATTACAGGTATTCCAATGCAACATACAGCAATATTTGTCCCGCATCCAATTGACACCAATTTAGTTTATTTATTACATCAGTCTGGTACAAGTTCATCCAACTATAAATCCAATGGTCTCTATTATACGCTAATCAACAAAACACTCAACAATGGACTTGGAGGTGTAGTAGCCGGACAAAAGAATCAACTTGTTTATTTAATGGGACTTAATCCGGGCATGGCCGTTTGTAGACATGCCAATGGTCGCGACTGGTGGATCGTTACAATGAAAGATAGCTCAGACGTCGTCTATGTTACATCTCTTTCCTCAGCAGGTTTTTCAACCTTGAGTGGACATCCTCTGGGATTCACACCTCATCCTATTAATTTTCTTGGACAAATGAATTTCTCTAATGATGGAAGAAAATTTGCGTATAGTTATTACCTTGGCACATGGGGAGCAGTAGATTATTATACCCGACTTGCAGATTTTAATCGCTGTACTGGATTATTTTCAAATAGTAATCAGTTAACCTTTACTGATCCGAATCCGGGTTTAGGGCTATGCTTTTCACCTGATTCGAAAAAGCTGTATGTCTCCACTACTAGAAAAATTGTCCAGTTTAATGTTAATACTTCTAACATAGCTGGTAGTTTGGATACAGTAGCTATCAATGATGGATATTATTCACCATATCCTCCACTACAATCTGATTTTTGGCTAATGACACTTGCTGCAAACGGAAAAATCTATATATCATCCGGCAGCAGTGTAATTGATTTGCACTACATCAATTATCCTGATAGTGATGGAGTAGACTGTGATATACAACAACATGCCATTCATTTACCTTGCTATTCTGCCAGAGGCAATGTCTACCACCCCAACTACTATCTCGGTTGCGATACCACCTTGGGTTGTCCTTGTTTAATAACAACAGGATTGAATGAATTTAACAGACATGATTTTAAAGTAAAGTTATCGCCCAACCCCGGAAAACAGGGCTTTGAAATTTTGTATTTGCTCCCTCAAAATAAAGACGGAATGCTTAGTATCTTTGACATGCAGGGGCGCTTGATGCATCAGCAACTATTACCACCCTGGTCCACCATGCAAAGTATTCCGGCTTCAACATGGTCATCGGGTATCTATCAGGTAAGAATTGAAAGCGATGGAGAAAGTGGTACATGGAAGTGGGTGAAGTATTGAGGAGAGAGTTTTTCTTAACTTGTACCTACATTCGCGGGTGAAATTTTAACTTATCTAAATTCAGCAGGTTACCTTAATGGTTTTCTACTTTAACCACACTAAGAGCAGGTATAAAGGAAATTAAAGTGATTAAAACACCTTCCAGAGCAGTAACGATTCCAAACTTAAACGCTGCGTTCGCGGCGGATCCGCGGCGGTCGCTGCGTTTAAAAAGAAGATTTTAATTATTAGAATATTATTCTATTCAAAACTATAATTATTGAATTAAGTATTGAGGTTTGACGATTACTTCCCTCCTGCCTCGCACTCTTTCTTGCTCTGTAAAACCATCTCCCCCAACAAACAAACCCGATCTTACGGGACCGGGTTCAGGGAATTATGAGAACTTGGGACTAATGACAGGTCGCGCCCTGTCATTACTGACTGAGTAACTCCTTTACTACATTAGATACGATTTTATTATCTGCCTTCCCGGCAAGTTGCTTTGTAGTTGCACCCATCACCTTACCCATTTCAGCAGGTGATGTGGCTCCTGTTTGGGCGATGACTGCTTTTACAATGGCTCTGATTTCTTCTTCGCTCATCATCTTAGGAAGATACTTCGAAATAATTTCCACTTCTTCCATCTCCGGTCCGGCTAAATCAGGACGCTGTTGCGCATTGTAGATTTCGATCGATTCCTGCCGTTGCTTCACCAGTTTCTGCAACATCTTCACTTCATCTTCCGGACTCAATTCTTTGCCGGAAGCACTTGTCTTGGCTAAGAGAATGGCTGATTTGATGGCACGAATAGCTCTCAAACCCGCTTCATTCTTCGCCAGCATGGCCGCTTTCAGGTCAGCCATTATTGATTGTTCAAGGCTCATAGGTTTGGTTTTATTAATCTACTCTATCGTGCAGAAATGGATTATTGGGACGCAACTCGGGTTTATTCTGCGACTCATCCATCGACAAGGTATAGCGCGAAACACTGGAATCAGAGGAAGCCGGTGTATTGTCGAATTTTACATTGCGGCGTTTGTAGGCAGGCTCCTTCTCCATATCAGCGATACCACTGGGAGAATTCAAACGCATACTGATTTCCTTCAATCGGAAAATCCGCTCGCGTGAACGCTGATACATTTCATCTTCCTGCGTCATCTGCTGCGAAGAGTTGGATTGATTCGGCGGCTGACTTGTGTTGTCGGTGTATAAATCATGCTTGATGACATTCGAATCATTGTTGCGTGCATCTGCTACAGGCGTATTGGTAGTTACCTCCGGCAATGTATGCTTAATCATCGGCTCGATCGTGTCTTCGGGAAAATCAAATTCAATATAACGGGTCTCCGAACTCATCGTAGCATCCATATAATCGGCATCGATATGATTATCGAAATCTGCAGTCATTTCTGTATGCTCTATCTCGCGAATGATCAGCACAGGCTCCAGTGGATTTACTTCCATGACAGGACCATTTGCCGGCACTTCATTTTCTACAGGTGCAACAGGTTGCGGTGCAGGAGCGGGTGTATCTTCCAGTTTGTAAACGATCACATCCGGCTTTCTCACTTCGGCTTGCTTCTGCTCTCCGGTTTTAAATCCGGTGGCAATAACGGTCACGGAAACTTTATCGCCTAATCCCGGGTCATGTCCTAAGCCGA of the Bacteroidota bacterium genome contains:
- a CDS encoding T9SS type A sorting domain-containing protein; amino-acid sequence: MRKLKIGSISLLFLLTSLSQYSFSQGMNAHWLLGYDSALFDTNVVSTKANIRFDSTSYLLTPANFKMPFLSAQSTFSDEYGNLKMSTNGCWIADATGDTMFNGGGLLQNSFSINWCDAITGIPMQHTAIFVPHPIDTNLVYLLHQSGTSSSNYKSNGLYYTLINKTLNNGLGGVVAGQKNQLVYLMGLNPGMAVCRHANGRDWWIVTMKDSSDVVYVTSLSSAGFSTLSGHPLGFTPHPINFLGQMNFSNDGRKFAYSYYLGTWGAVDYYTRLADFNRCTGLFSNSNQLTFTDPNPGLGLCFSPDSKKLYVSTTRKIVQFNVNTSNIAGSLDTVAINDGYYSPYPPLQSDFWLMTLAANGKIYISSGSSVIDLHYINYPDSDGVDCDIQQHAIHLPCYSARGNVYHPNYYLGCDTTLGCPCLITTGLNEFNRHDFKVKLSPNPGKQGFEILYLLPQNKDGMLSIFDMQGRLMHQQLLPPWSTMQSIPASTWSSGIYQVRIESDGESGTWKWVKY
- a CDS encoding GatB/YqeY domain-containing protein, whose product is MSLEQSIMADLKAAMLAKNEAGLRAIRAIKSAILLAKTSASGKELSPEDEVKMLQKLVKQRQESIEIYNAQQRPDLAGPEMEEVEIISKYLPKMMSEEEIRAIVKAVIAQTGATSPAEMGKVMGATTKQLAGKADNKIVSNVVKELLSQ